A stretch of Acropora muricata isolate sample 2 chromosome 7, ASM3666990v1, whole genome shotgun sequence DNA encodes these proteins:
- the LOC136922173 gene encoding tetratricopeptide repeat protein 28-like codes for MDHKDRNERVYTCNRRCDHRKAIEYIGKHLKIAKEIGDLAGEGRAYGNLGNTYQSLGDYQKAIEYHEKHLKIAKEIGDRAGEGASYGNLGAAYHSQGDYRKAIDYFEKHLKIANEIGDRAGEGIAYRNLGVAYKLLDDYQKAIDYLEKSLKIANEIGDRAGEGAAYSRLGITYQCLGGYHKAIEYHDKNLKIAEEIGDRGGQGRAYGNLANAFQSLCDYRNAIDYFKKYLKIANEIGDRAGEGAAYGNLGAAFQSLGKYQNALEYHEKSLKIAKEIGDRAEEGRAYGNLGVAYNSLGDYRKAIDYLNNSLKIANEIGGRAGEGAAYGNLGLAYQSQGDCQKAIESYQKGLKIAEEIGDRGGQGRAYGNLGNAYNSLGDYQKAIEYQEKDLRIAKEIGDRAGEGQAYANLGNAYQSLSDYQKAIEYHEKHLRIALEIGDRAGEGTAYGNFGNAFLSLGDYQKAIEYHEKLLKIAKEIGRRAEEGKAYGSLGNAYFSLGDCKKAIEYYEKRLNIAKEIGDRKKEGGAYRNLGNAYGSRGDYQKAIEYQEKHLKIAKEIGDREGEGGAYGNLGTAYCLLGDFPKAIEYQEKCLKIGKEIGDRLGEGKAYGSLGIAYTSLGDYRKAIEYYEKHLKIAKEIGDRNGEGAAYHNTGNAYFSLEQFESAADNFDCAVETFNAMRSCLKSKDVWKINFRVLYQKAYTGLWVSLLRIGKVDEALFVVEQGRAQTLSDNLLTQYNLPASLPPIDTKETISRLFAERSTPAIFLAIGGPTINIWFLRRGKKIVFRQGRLEGDRRDNDPIRVSLETAIKNIEAEVNVRCEDRTFGELENEYPTIREVPREKVENPALPPSDNPFKCFYDAVIVPIIDLLEPQDDELVIVPDGALCFTPWAAVIESIRIRIFPSLTSYHLIVSVPESHHKKTGALLVGNPCLKELKKPLDDLPCAQQEVEMIASFLNTRPLTGRQATKAEVMKQMSSVGLIHIAANGNERTGEIALCPNSGWTSKFPKEKDYILKMSDVQAANLRARLVVLSCGHSGRGRILKGEGVVGIARAFLAAGARSVLVTLWAIDDEATMVFMKSFYQHLKEGKSASAAIHESMKSFRESEEFSEMRYWAPFQLIGDDVKIEFEADDDVKE; via the coding sequence ATGGATCACAAGGACAGAAATGAAAGAGTCTACACCTGTAACAGACGGTGTGACCatcggaaagccattgagtacattggaaaacatttgaaaattgcaaaagaaatcggtgatctggccggtgaaggaagagcctatggaaatctcggtaatacttaccagtcactgggtgactatcaaaaagccattgagtatcacgaaaaacatttgaaaattgcaaaagaaatcggtgatcgggccggagaaggagcaagctatggaaatctcggtgctgCTTACCACTCACAGGGTGATTATCGAAAAGCAATTGATTAttttgagaaacatttaaaaattgcgaatgaaatcggtgatcgggctggagaaggaataGCCTAtcgaaatctcggtgttgcttacaagTTATTGgatgactatcaaaaagcaattGATTATCTtgagaaaagtttaaaaattgcaaatgaaatcggtgatcgggccggagaaggagcagcttatAGTAGGCTCGGTATTACTTACCAGTGTCTAGGTGGCTATCataaagccattgagtatcacgacaaaaatttgaaaatcgcagaggaaatcggtgatcggggcggacaAGGAAGAGCATATGGAAATCTCGCTAATGCTTTCCAATCTCTGTGTGATTATCGAAATGCAATTGattattttaagaaatatttaaaaattgcaaatgaaatcggtgatcgggctggggaaggagcagcctatggaaatctcggtgctgCTTTCCAGTCTCTGGGTAAATATCAAAATGCCctggagtatcatgaaaaaagtttgaaaattgcaaaagaaattggtgatcgagccgaagaaggaagagcctatggaaaccttGGTGTTGCTTACAACTCTCTGGGTGATTATCGAAAAGCAATTGATTATCTTAACAAcagtttaaaaattgcaaatgaaatcGGTggtcgggctggagaaggagcagcctatggaaatcttggtctGGCTTACCAGTCTCAAGGTGActgtcaaaaagccattgaatctTACCAAAAAGGACTGAAAATTGCAgaggaaatcggtgatcggggcggacaAGGAAGAgcatatggaaatctcggtaatgcttataactcactgggtgactatcaaaaagccattgagtatcaagaaaaagatttgagaattgcaaaagaaatcggtgatcgggccggagaaggacaagcctatgcaaatctcggtaatgcttaccagtcactgagtgactatcaaaaagcgatagagtatcatgaaaaacatttgagaaTTGCgttagaaatcggtgatcgcgcaggggaaggaacagcctatggaaatttcgGTAACGCTTTcctgtcactgggtgactatcaaaaagccattgagtatcatgaaaaacttttgaaaattgcaaaagaaatcggtcgtcgggccgaagaaggaaaagcttatggaagtctcggtaacgCCTACTTCTCACTGGGTGACtgtaaaaaagccattgagtattatgaaaaacgtttgaacatcgcaaaagaaatcggtgatcgtaaaaaagaaggaggagcctatagaaatctcggtaacgcttatgGGTCAcggggtgactatcaaaaagccattgaatatcaagaaaaacatttgaaaattgcaaaagaaatcggtgatcgggagggagagggaggagcctatggaaatctgggTACTGCTTACTGTTTACTGGGTgattttccaaaagctattgagtatcaggaaaaatgcttgaaaattggaaaagaaatcggtgatcggctcggagaaggaaaagcctatggaagtctcggtatcGCTTACacgtcactgggtgactatcgaaaagccattgagtattatgaaaaacatttgaaaattgcaaaagaaattggtgatcggaacggagaaggagcagcttatCACAACACTGGAAACGCATATTTCTCTCTTGAACAATTCGAAAGCGCGGCAGATAATTTTGATTGTGCTGTGGAAACTTTTAATGCTatgagatcttgcttgaagtCAAAAGAtgtttggaaaataaactttcgtgtGCTGTACCAGAAGGCGTACACTGGCTTATGGGTGTCGTTGCTTAGAATTGGAAAGGTCGACGAGGCATTGTTTGTGGTTGAGCAAGGACGAGCTCAGACTTTGTCTGACAACTTGCTGACTCAATACAACCTACCTGCGTCCTTGCCACCAATTGACACCAAAGAGACAATATCTCGCCTCTTCGCTGAGCGTTCTACACCAGCTATTTTTCTAGCAATTGGAGGACCtacgatcaacatctggtttctgagaAGGGGAAAGAAAATTGTATTTCGACAAGGGAGGCTAGAGGGTGATAGAAGAGACAACGATCCAATACGGGTCTCACTAGAGACAGCCATTAAAAACATTGAAGCTGAAGTTAAtgtaagatgtgaagatcgcacatttggaGAGCTCGAAAACGAATACCCGACTATCAGAGAAGTGCCGCGTGAAAAAGTGGAAAACCCAGCATTACCGCCCTCAGACAATCCTTTTAAGTgtttttatgatgcagttatagTACCAATTATTGACTTGCTTGAACCTCAAGACGatgagttggtcattgttcccgatggtgcgctgtgctttaccccatgggccgcagttattgaatcgattaggattcgcatttTTCCATCACTTACAAGTTATCACTTGATCGTAAGTGTACCCGAaagccatcacaagaagacaggggcacttttggtcggaaatccgtgcttaaaagagttgaagaaacccttagacgacttaccatgtgctcaacaggaagtagaaatgattgcatcatttctcaacaccagacccctaacagggagacaagcaacaaaagctgaagtgatgaaacagatgtcgtcagttggtttaattcacattgctgcaaACGGAAACGAGCgtactggagaaattgccttgtgtCCAAACTCTGGATGGACTTCAAAGTTCCCTAAGGAGAAagattacattttaaaaatgtccgatgtgcaggctgccaatcttcgagctcgtcttgtggtgttaagttgcggtcacagtggacgaggcagaatcttgaagggtgagggtgtggttgGTATCGcgcgtgccttcttggcagctggtgctcgttctgtgttggtgaccctgtgggcaatagatgacgaagctaccatggtgttcatgaaaagtttctaccaacacctaaaagaaggaaaaagcgCCAGTGCTGCTATTCACGAGTCGATGAAGTCCTTTCGTGAATCTGAGGAattttctgagatgaggtactgggctccattccaacttatcggagatgacgtgaagatagaattcgaggcggatgatgATGTCAAAGAATGA
- the LOC136922174 gene encoding tetratricopeptide repeat protein 28-like: protein MDAKDGDNTVCTSNERGTYQQAIEYHEKLSKLAKEIGDRPGEGRAYGSLGIAHSSFCDYQKATEFLEKQLNIAKEIGDRTGEGVAHGNLGNAYQSLGDYQKAIEYHEKCLKIAKELGDRTGEGVAHGNLGNAYQSLGDYQKAIEYHEKCLKIAKELGDRAIEGGAYGNLGNAYWSLGDYQKAIEYQEKHLKIAKEIGDRDGEGRAYGNLGAVYQSLGNYQKAIGYQEKLLKVAKKIGHRAGEGAAYGNLGNAYLSLGDYQKAIEFHEKHLKNAKEIGDRAGEGVANGNLGNAYYSLGGYQKAIKYHEKDLKIAKQIGGRNGEGRAYGNLGNAYQSMGDYENAVKYHEKDLKIAKDIGGRAGEGRAYANLGNAYQSLGDYQKAIEYHEKHLKIAKEIGDRGGEGQGYGNLGNAYQIMGDYQKAIEYQEKHLKIAKEIVDRGGEGHAYHNIACGFHFLEQFKNAADNFRCALEAFNAVRSCLKSEDDWKISFREVYETTYTGLWKSLLRMEKVDEALLAAEQGRAQTLTDNLRIQYKLPASKLAATIDVKDIVSLFFKELSSPTLFLAVDGLTINIWLLSRGEKVIFREGRLKSDRADRYPVRALLQNCLEKIRTEVSVGCEDRTLDELPFDWQSTRDDGEEVKKSFQSLDNHFKVFYDGIIGPIAEFLGPQDDELVIVPDGALCVTPWAAVIESIRIRTVPSLTSYKLILSVPDGHHKKTGALLVGNPCLKELKKPLHDLPCAQEEVETIASILNTRPLTGRRATKAEVMKQMSSVGLIHIAAHGNERTGEIALCPNPGWTSKFPQKKDYILTMSDVQAANLRTRLVVLSCCHSGRGRISKGEGVVGIARAFLAAGARSVLVTLWAVDDEATMAFMKSFYLYLKEGKTASAAIHQSMKSFRESEKFSEMRYWAPFQLIGDDVKIEFKADDDVKE, encoded by the coding sequence ATGGATGCCAAAGACGGAGATAATACAGTCTGCACAAGTAATGAAAGAGGTACCTATCAacaagctattgagtatcatgaaaaactttcgaaacttgctaaagaaatcggtgatcggcccggagaaggacgagcgtATGGAAGTCTCGGCATTGCTCACAGTTCATtttgtgactatcaaaaggccactgagtttcttgaaaaacaattaaatatcgcaaaagaaatcggtgatcggactGGAGAAGGAGTAGCCCATGGAAATCtgggtaatgcttaccagtcactaggtgactatcaaaaagccattgagtatcatgaaaagtgcttgaaaattgcaaaagaactcggtgatcggaccggagaaggagtagcccaTGGAAATCtgggtaatgcttaccagtcactaggtgactatcaaaaagccattgagtatcatgaaaagtgcttgaaaattgcaaaagaactcggtgatcgggccatagaaggaggagcctatggaaatctcggtaatgcttactggtcactgggtgactaccaaaaagccattgagtatcaggaaaaacatttgaaaattgcaaaagaaatcggtgatcgggacggagaaggacgagcctatggaaatctcggtgctgtttaccagtcactgggtaactatcaaaaagccattgggtatcaagaaaaacttttgaaagttgcaaaaaaaatcggtcatcgggccggagaaggagcagcctatggaaatctcggtaatgcttacctgtcactgggtgactatcaaaaagcgattgagtttcatgaaaaacatttaaaaaatgcaaaagaaatcggtgatcgggccggagaaggagtagccaatggtaatctcggtaatgcttactactcactgggtggctatcaaaaggccattaagtatcatgaaaaagatttgaaaattgccaaacaaATCGGTGGTCGGaacggagaaggaagagcctatggaaatctcggtaatgcttaccagtcaatgggtgactatgAAAATGCcgttaagtatcatgaaaaagatttgaaaattgcaaaagatattGGTGGtagggctggagaaggacgagcctatgcaaatctcggtaatgcttaccagtcactgggtgactatcaaaaagccattgagtatcatgaaaaacatttgaaaattgcaaaagaaattggtgatcggggcggagaggGACAAggctacggaaatctcggtaatgcttaccagataatgggtgactatcaaaaagctattgagtatcaggaaaaacatttgaaaattgcaaaagaaatcgttgatcggggcggagaaggacatGCTTATCACAACATTGCATGTGGATTCCATTTTCTTGAACAGTTTAAGAACGCGGCAGATAATTTCCGTTGCGCTTTGGAAGCCTTTAATGctgtgagatcttgcttgaagtctgaagatgattggaaaataagCTTTCGTGAGGTGTACGAGACGACGTACACTGGCTTATGGAAATCGTTGCTAAGAATGGAAAAGGTGGATGAGGCTTTGTTGGCAgctgaacaaggacgagcgcagactttgactgataatttgcggattcaatataaactccctGCATCCAAGTTAGCTGCCACAATTGACGTCAAAGATATTGTATCTCTCTTCTTCAAAGAGCTTTCTtcaccaactctttttctagcaGTTGACGGACTTACGATTAACATCTGGCTTTTAAGCAGGGGAGAGAAAGTTATATTTCGGGAAGGGAGGCTAAAGAGTGATAGAGCAGACAGATATCCTGTACGCGCGTTACTACAAAACTGTTTAGAAAAAATACGAACTGAAGTTAGTGTaggatgtgaagatcgcacactTGATGAACTCCCGTTTGACTGGCAGTCTACCAGAGATGACGgcgaagaagtgaaaaaatcatTTCAGTCTTTAGACAATCATTTCAAGGTATTTTATGATGGAATTATTGGTCCAATTGCTGAGTTtcttggacctcaagacgacgagttggtcattgttcctgatggtgcacTGTGCGTtaccccatgggccgcagttattgaatcgattaggattcgcactgttccatctcttacaagttatAAATTGATCTTAAGTGTCCCTGAcggccatcacaagaagacaggggcgcttttggtcggaaatccgtgcttaaaagagttgaagaaaccGTTAcacgacttaccatgtgctcaagaggaagtagaaacgatcgcatcaattctcaacaccagacccctaacagggagacgggcaacaaaagctgaagtgatgaaacagatgtcgtcagttggtttaattcacattgctgcccacgggaACGagcgcactggagaaattgccttgtgtccaaaccctggatggacttccaagttCCCTCAAAAAAAGGATTACATTTTGACAATGTCTGATGTacaagcggccaatcttcgaactcgtcttgtggtgttaagttgctgtcacagtggacgaggaaGAATTTCGAAGggcgagggtgtggtcggtatcgcgcgtgccttcttggcagctggtgctcgttctgtgttggtgaccctgtgggcagtagatgacgaagctaccatggcgttcatgaaaagtttctacctaTACCTAAAAGAAGggaaaaccgccagtgctgctattCACCAGTCGATGAAATCCTTTCGTGAATCTGAGAAATTTTCcgagatgaggtactgggctccattccaacttatcggagatgacgtgaagattgaattcaaggcggatgatgacgtcaaagaatga
- the LOC136922177 gene encoding tetratricopeptide repeat protein 28-like — translation MDGNDGENRRYTINERDTYHRTIENHEKDLKIAKKIVDRAGEGGAYGNLGNAYHSLGNYQKAIECHEKRLKIAKEIRDRAGEGGAYGSLGIAYESLGDYQKAIEYHGKALKIAKEVGDRDGEGRTYGNIGNAYQSMGDYEIAIEYQERDLKIAKEIVDRAGEGRTYGNLGNAYQSLGDYQKALEYHERDLKIAKEIGDRAGEGVAYGNLGIAYDSLGGYQKAIDYHEKALKIAKEIGNRAGEAGAYGNLGIAYDSLGDYQKAIEYHEKSLKIEKAIDGRAGEGRGYGNLGNAYWSVGDYQKTIEYHEKALKIAKQIGDRAGEGVAYGNLGNAYQSLGDYQKAIEYYEKDLKIAKEIGDRNGEGNAYHNIGNEYYSLEQFESAADKFSCAVQAFNAVRSCLKSKDDWKINFRELYETTYTGLWKSLLRIEKFDEALLAAERGRAQTLTDSLLIQYKLPASLLAATIDLEETVSHLFIERSSPTLFLAIEGLTINIWLLSRGKKAIFRKGRLEGDRTEKYPVRALLQSCLQKIETDVRVRCEDRTFHELSRYFLSSREVCKDIKKSFQSSNNPFKPFYDAIIFPIAEFLGPQDDELIIVPDGALCLTPWAAIIESIRVHTVPSLTTYKLIIRVPEDYHKKTGALLVGNPCLKKLKKPLHDLPCAQEEVEMIASILNVIPLIGKQATKAEVMKRISSVGLIHIAAHGNELTGEIALSPSPGWTSKFPQEEDFILKMSDVQAANLRARLVVLSCCHSGRGRILKGEGVVGIARAVLAAGARSVLVALWAIDDEATMVFMKSFYQYLKKGKTASAAIYQSIKSLRESEEFSEMKYWAPFQLIGDDVTVEFEADDYVSE, via the coding sequence atggatggaaATGACGGAGAAAATAGACGCTACACGATTAATGAAAGAGATACCTATCACAGAACCATTGAgaatcatgaaaaagatttgaaaattgcgaaaaaaattgttgatcgggccggagaaggaggagcttatggaaatctcggtaatgcttaccactcactgggtaactatcaaaaagccattgagtgtcatgaaaaacgtttgaaaattgcaaaagaaatcagagatcgggctggagaaggaggagcctatggaagtctcggtattgcttacgagtcactgggtgactatcaaaaagccattgagtatcatggaaaggctttgaaaattgcaaaagaagttggtgatcgggacggagaaggacgaacctatggaaatatcggtaatgcttaccagtcaatgggtgactatgAAAttgccattgagtatcaagaaagagatttgaaaattgcaaaagaaattgttgatcgggccggagaaggacgaacctatggaaatcttggtaatgcttaccagtcacttggtgactatcaaaaagcccttgagtatcatgaaagagatttgaaaattgcaaaagaaatcggtgatcgggccggcgAAGGAGTagcgtatggaaatcttggtattgcttacgattcactgggtggctatcaaaaagccattgactatcatgaaaaggctttgaaaattgcaaaagaaatcggtaatcgggccggagaagcaggggcctatggaaatcttggtattgcttatgactcactgggtgactatcaaaaagccattgagtatcacgaaaaaagtttgaaaattgaaaaagcaaTCGATggtcgggccggagaaggacgaggctatggaaatctcggtaatgcttactggtcagtgggtgactatcaaaaaaccattgagtatcatgaaaaggctttgaaaattgcaaaacaaatcggtgatcgggccggagaaggagtagcctatggaaatctcggtaatgcttaccaatcgctgggtgactatcaaaaagccattgagtattatgaaaaagatttgaaaattgcaaaagaaatcggtgatcggaacGGAGAAGGAAAtgcttatcacaacattggaaacGAATATTATTCTCTTGAACAATTCGAAAGCGCAGCAGATAAATTTAGTTGCGCTGTGCAAGCCTTTAATGCCgtgagatcttgcttgaagtctaaagatgattggaaaataaactttcgcgAACTGTACGAGACGACGTACACTGGCTTATGGAAGTCGTTGTTAAGAATCGAAAAATTTGATGAGGCTTTGTTGGCGGCTGAacgaggacgagcgcagacCTTGACTGATAGTTTGCTAattcaatataaactccctGCATCCTTGTTAGCTGCCACAATTGACCTCGAAGAGACAGTATCTCACCTCTTCATAGAACGTTCTtcaccaactctttttctagcaattgaaggACTTACGATCAACATCTGGCTTTTAAGCAGGGGAAAGAAAGCTATATTTCGGAAAGGGAGGCTGGAGGGTGATAGAACTGAGAAATATCCAGTACGAGCGTTACTGCAATCTTGTTTACAAAAAATAGAAACTGATGTTAGAGTAAggtgtgaagatcgcacatttcatGAACTCAGTCGTTACTTCCTGTCGAGCAGAGAAGTGTGCAAAGAtatcaaaaaatcatttcagTCTTCAAACAATCCTTTTAAGCCGTTTTATGATGCAATCATTTTTCCAATTGCTGAATTtcttggacctcaagacgacgaaTTGAttattgttcctgatggtgcatTGTGCCTTACCCCATGGGCCGCAattattgaatcgattagggTTCACACTGTTCCATCTCTCACAACTTATAAATTGATCATACGTGTACCCGAAGAttatcacaagaagacaggggcgcttttggttggaaatccgtgcttaaaaaagttgaaaaagccCTTAcacgacttaccatgtgctcaagaggaagtagaaatgattgcatcaattctcaacgtAATACCTCTAATCGGGAagcaggcaacaaaagctgaagtcatgAAACGCAtatcgtcagttggtttaattcatattgctgcccacggaaacgagctAACTGgggaaattgctttgtctccaagccctggatggacttccaagttCCCCCAAGAAGAGGATTTCATTctaaaaatgtccgatgtacaggctgccaatcttcgagctcgtcttgtggtattaagttgctgtcacagtggacgaggcagaatcttgaagggcgagggtgtggtcggtattgcACGTGCcgtcttggcagctggtgctcgttcagTGTTGGTGGCCCTCTGGGCAATcgatgacgaagctaccatggtgttcatgaaaagtttctatcaatacctgaagaaaggaaaaactgcCAGTGCTGCTATTTACCAATCGAtcaaatcccttcgtgaatctgaggagttttctgagatgaagtactgggctccatttCAACTTATCGGGGATGATGTGACGGttgaattcgaggcggatgatTACGTCAGCGAATGA